In the genome of Equus asinus isolate D_3611 breed Donkey chromosome 9, EquAss-T2T_v2, whole genome shotgun sequence, one region contains:
- the ATOX1 gene encoding copper transport protein ATOX1, producing MPKHEFSVDMACEGCSNAVTRVLNKLGGVQFDIDLPNKKVCIDSEHSVDTLLETLGKTGKAVSYLGPK from the exons ATGCCG AAGCACGAGTTCTCCGTGGACATGGCCTGTGAAGGCTGCTCTAATGCGGTCACTCGGGTCCTCAACAAGCTGGGAG GAGTTCAGTTTGACATTGACCTGCCCAACAAGAAGGTTTGCATCGACTCTGAGCACAGCGTGGACACTCTGCTGGAGACCCTGGGGAAAACAGGAAAGGCCGTTTCCTACCTCGGCCCCAAGTAG